One Solibacillus sp. R5-41 DNA segment encodes these proteins:
- a CDS encoding DUF1700 domain-containing protein: MDKAGYLKNLRSRLHRLPVHEIDSALIYYEEYFDEAGEENEQQVIKQLGPPSQVAAQILADFAIKDLDATPPSTKKNMSAIWLIILAILSAPLSLPLLAVAVALIISAGAVVFSFVIAILAIVGGILFSGLVALISGFFIIIEHWPTALLFIGFGLVTTGIGLLISPTIIRLIKRTGVVCVEILAKMFQKITRKRKGDFQ; encoded by the coding sequence ATGGATAAAGCAGGTTATTTAAAAAACCTAAGGAGTAGATTACACCGACTCCCAGTGCATGAAATTGATTCTGCACTTATTTATTATGAAGAATATTTCGATGAAGCAGGAGAAGAGAACGAGCAACAAGTCATAAAACAGCTAGGACCACCTTCGCAAGTGGCTGCACAAATATTAGCCGACTTTGCGATTAAAGATTTGGACGCGACACCACCTTCAACGAAAAAGAACATGTCAGCAATTTGGCTAATCATCCTTGCTATATTATCGGCACCACTTTCGTTACCACTTCTCGCTGTGGCAGTGGCGCTCATCATTTCAGCTGGTGCAGTCGTTTTCAGCTTTGTTATTGCTATTTTAGCTATTGTAGGTGGTATTTTATTTAGTGGACTTGTCGCGCTCATATCGGGTTTTTTCATTATTATAGAACATTGGCCGACAGCACTACTATTTATTGGTTTTGGGCTTGTTACAACCGGCATTGGCCTCTTGATCTCGCCTACCATAATCCGTCTCATTAAAAGAACTGGTGTTGTCTGTGTAGAAATATTAGCTAAAATGTTTCAGAAAATCACACGGAAACGAAAGGGGGATTTCCAATGA
- a CDS encoding YpzG family protein: protein MSRPKELDPKSRKIRHNWSRMKHAKSQVNGQTEITLHNRILRSEAKARQF from the coding sequence ATGAGTAGGCCTAAAGAATTAGACCCAAAATCTCGAAAAATCCGCCATAACTGGTCAAGGATGAAGCATGCAAAATCTCAAGTAAATGGGCAAACAGAGATTACTCTGCATAACCGTATCTTGAGAAGCGAAGCGAAAGCCCGACAGTTTTAA
- a CDS encoding MFS transporter: MAITTALFPIVFGMFDGVNNMDLGYFNSLASILVALLSPILGALADYKDKKKRFFTFFALLGIIATLSFAFISPASGQWQLLIVVYVLSCIGFAGANIFYDSFLVDVTSDERMDKVSTSGFAFGYISSVIPFGISLAVIFFMGMDLAIGYQIGFFITALWWGLFTIPMIKDVRQRHYIEPETNLVGNSFKRLGTTFLQIKNYKVVFIFLIAYFCYIDGVDTIIKMVVPYATSVLGSDSFNTFMLLAILLVIQIIAFPCALLYGTLAKKYSTRSMIIVGILTYIVACIAAFFISEMWHIFVLGAMIGSAQGGIQALSRSYYGKIIPKERSNEFFGFYNIFGKFAAIIGPFLMAFTTTMTGVAKYSILSIIPLFIIGLLVFLLLPKDPAANIDAVR; encoded by the coding sequence ATGGCCATAACGACCGCCCTCTTCCCTATTGTCTTTGGCATGTTTGATGGTGTGAATAATATGGATCTTGGGTATTTTAATTCGCTCGCTAGTATTTTAGTCGCTTTATTAAGTCCCATTTTAGGTGCACTTGCCGATTATAAAGATAAGAAAAAGCGCTTCTTTACGTTCTTTGCTTTACTCGGAATCATCGCGACCTTATCCTTTGCATTCATTTCTCCAGCTAGTGGTCAGTGGCAATTATTAATTGTCGTCTATGTGCTCTCGTGTATCGGCTTTGCAGGGGCGAATATTTTTTATGATTCCTTTTTAGTCGACGTTACATCCGATGAACGCATGGATAAAGTATCAACAAGTGGCTTTGCATTTGGTTATATTTCAAGTGTAATCCCATTTGGCATTAGCCTTGCTGTCATTTTCTTTATGGGCATGGATTTGGCAATTGGCTATCAAATTGGATTCTTTATTACGGCATTATGGTGGGGATTATTTACCATTCCAATGATCAAAGATGTCAGGCAGCGTCATTACATCGAGCCAGAGACGAATTTAGTTGGCAATAGCTTTAAGCGGTTAGGAACGACCTTTTTACAAATTAAAAATTACAAAGTAGTGTTCATTTTCTTAATCGCTTACTTCTGCTACATTGATGGTGTTGATACGATTATTAAAATGGTCGTGCCTTATGCAACAAGTGTTTTAGGCTCGGATTCATTTAATACTTTTATGTTACTTGCGATTTTATTAGTCATTCAAATTATTGCGTTTCCTTGTGCATTACTGTATGGAACACTGGCAAAAAAATACTCCACACGCTCCATGATTATTGTAGGAATATTAACGTATATCGTGGCATGTATCGCCGCATTCTTTATTTCTGAAATGTGGCATATATTCGTTCTTGGTGCGATGATTGGTTCTGCACAAGGCGGGATTCAAGCATTAAGCCGCTCCTATTATGGCAAAATTATTCCGAAAGAGCGTTCGAATGAATTTTTCGGCTTTTATAATATATTCGGGAAATTCGCGGCCATTATCGGACCCTTTTTAATGGCATTCACAACAACGATGACCGGTGTAGCGAAATATAGTATTTTATCCATTATCCCGCTATTTATTATTGGGCTGCTCGTGTTCTTACTACTACCGAAAGATCCTGCAGCAAATATCGATGCAGTGAGGTGA
- a CDS encoding methyl-accepting chemotaxis protein, with product MTCQGKGGSKGDLSQPPLEQKTRDEIGLLIQSTNTVNSTLHSVLSTIHEVSENVAASSEELAQSALGVKDGAGQIAITMTDLADGSESQANSASDLAQTLK from the coding sequence TTGACTTGTCAGGGAAAGGGTGGATCAAAGGGTGATTTAAGTCAACCGCCATTAGAACAAAAAACACGAGATGAAATTGGGTTACTTATACAATCGACGAACACTGTTAATAGCACTTTACATAGCGTATTGAGCACGATTCATGAAGTTTCTGAAAATGTTGCGGCAAGTAGTGAAGAGCTCGCACAATCCGCGTTAGGGGTGAAAGATGGCGCTGGACAAATCGCAATAACGATGACGGATTTAGCAGATGGCTCAGAATCGCAGGCGAATAGTGCAAGTGATTTAGCACAAACTTTAAAGTAA
- a CDS encoding PadR family transcriptional regulator → MNELLNSLTTELRRGTLTLAVLSQLSEPQYGYSLVQLLETSGIAIDQSTLYPLLRRLEKQELLTSSWDTTETRPRKYYVRSDYGKQVFEALKVEWEKTSNELALLLKGDEKDGTD, encoded by the coding sequence GTGAATGAATTATTAAATTCACTGACGACTGAATTACGAAGAGGAACATTGACACTTGCCGTATTAAGCCAATTAAGCGAGCCACAATACGGTTATTCTTTAGTACAGTTGTTAGAAACATCGGGTATTGCTATCGACCAAAGCACACTGTATCCCCTTCTTCGCCGTTTAGAAAAACAAGAATTATTAACGAGTAGTTGGGATACAACTGAGACCCGCCCGAGAAAGTATTATGTACGAAGTGATTATGGAAAGCAGGTATTTGAGGCATTGAAAGTCGAATGGGAAAAAACATCTAATGAGTTAGCCTTATTACTTAAAGGGGATGAAAAAGATGGAACAGATTAA
- a CDS encoding DUF4097 family beta strand repeat-containing protein, whose amino-acid sequence MTTTRLKIIAGCMIAIGLVFAIIGFASGGQWYILKDNTGFYVPNEKTFVSQSYELDKFTKINISNEHSDIEILPSDRFSLEISAFETSDVTYVVKADTLTVKSRNKNENAMTIGLGPFKSPSIKIYVPKDVLLSNITVDSSFGDVNLQQLNYEQLNLDVRHGDISFNNIEAGYTEINNAFGDLTLHQFSSDSLVIESEHGDIDVTGELNGKTTISSSFGDVGLRLLNKKSDLGFVLSTFFGDLTVNDKDSGTKLSQLHEGNNQLEVSLSHGDLELSLK is encoded by the coding sequence ATGACTACTACTCGGCTTAAAATTATTGCAGGTTGTATGATTGCAATCGGCCTTGTATTCGCCATTATTGGTTTTGCATCTGGTGGACAATGGTATATTTTAAAAGACAATACAGGTTTTTACGTACCAAACGAAAAAACTTTTGTGTCCCAATCATACGAACTTGACAAATTCACAAAAATTAACATTTCAAATGAACACTCGGATATTGAAATACTTCCGTCAGATCGTTTTTCATTAGAAATAAGTGCTTTTGAAACGTCAGATGTTACGTATGTTGTAAAAGCCGATACGCTAACAGTAAAGTCTCGCAACAAAAATGAAAACGCAATGACAATCGGCCTTGGACCATTTAAATCGCCTTCTATTAAAATTTATGTCCCTAAGGATGTATTGCTCTCAAACATTACAGTAGATTCTAGCTTCGGGGATGTAAACTTGCAACAATTAAATTATGAACAGCTCAATCTGGATGTGCGCCACGGAGATATTTCATTCAATAACATTGAAGCAGGTTATACAGAAATTAATAATGCATTTGGGGATTTGACGTTACATCAATTTTCAAGTGACAGTTTAGTAATTGAAAGCGAGCATGGCGATATTGACGTCACTGGCGAGTTAAACGGAAAAACGACGATTTCTTCTAGTTTTGGAGATGTTGGCCTTAGGTTATTAAACAAAAAAAGTGATCTCGGATTTGTTTTGAGCACATTCTTTGGAGACCTCACAGTAAACGATAAAGATTCTGGAACGAAACTATCCCAACTACATGAAGGGAATAACCAGCTTGAAGTTTCTCTCTCCCATGGTGATCTCGAGTTATCATTAAAATAA
- a CDS encoding methyl-accepting chemotaxis protein: MAKHSLEVLQLTDIGQGLMNSSTQQMYTIDRIVQEAVSKVERLNSQSQEISKLVVVIDGIANQTNLLALNAAIEAARAGQQGKGFAVVADEVRKLAEQVSLSVTDISSIVTRIQSETINVTTSLQTGYDEVKKGTAQITDTGETFENIAMAVNLMSSNIQGHHGKSTRHCHENGAN; this comes from the coding sequence ATGGCTAAGCATTCCCTTGAAGTTTTACAATTAACTGATATTGGCCAAGGATTAATGAATTCATCAACTCAGCAAATGTATACAATTGATCGAATTGTACAAGAGGCTGTGTCCAAGGTAGAGCGATTAAATAGTCAATCACAGGAAATTTCAAAATTAGTTGTTGTTATTGACGGTATTGCAAACCAAACGAATTTACTAGCATTAAATGCAGCGATTGAAGCAGCAAGAGCAGGCCAACAAGGGAAAGGCTTTGCGGTTGTAGCTGATGAAGTACGCAAACTGGCTGAGCAAGTTTCCCTTTCTGTTACAGATATTTCCTCGATTGTGACACGTATTCAAAGCGAAACGATTAATGTTACAACATCACTACAAACAGGTTATGATGAGGTGAAAAAAGGAACAGCACAAATCACTGATACGGGTGAAACGTTCGAGAATATCGCTATGGCTGTGAATCTGATGTCTTCGAATATTCAAGGGCATCATGGAAAATCTACAAGGCATTGCCACGAAAACGGAGCAAATTAA
- a CDS encoding methyl-accepting chemotaxis protein has protein sequence MSNTFRFKTIRAKLLSAFFVIVFFIFGFSTYNYFANTRVITAGENIVQKELQLLIASEKLASSISIRSSAAKSYVLTGNKAYKESFQQYIEIAEANNAILSEFGTDENLAGLVEKAREWRGIIQTQVFDEYDKGNKELAVENLKSADALAGEVMLGYEEIALAREEAINVLGNEMITQSKVTMYVGAFIGTIIIILAIIVAIITARIITNPIKEVVQKIIAMANGDMSQAPLIQKTQDEIGLLVQSANSMNSKLHGVLSSIHEVSENVAASSEELAQSANGVKDGSEQIALTMTDLADGSESQASSASDLANMMEHFKVNVQQATDEGTTMAKHSQEVLHLTESGQGLMNASTQQMYTIDQIVQEAVSKVEGLNSQSQEISKLVDVIDGIANQTNLLALNAAIEAARAGEQGKGFAVVADEVRKLAEQVSLSVTDISSIVTRIQSETTGVTTSLQIGYDEVKKGTLQITNTGKTFDNIATAVNLMSSNIQGITNNLQGIATTTEQINRSIDEIAAITQESAAGVEQTTATIEETAGAMEEIASSSEQLAIVAESLNTQVQQFKL, from the coding sequence ATGAGCAATACATTTCGTTTCAAAACAATTCGCGCTAAGCTATTAAGCGCCTTTTTTGTCATTGTCTTTTTTATTTTTGGCTTTAGTACATATAATTATTTTGCTAATACGCGCGTCATTACTGCCGGAGAAAATATTGTACAAAAGGAATTACAACTGCTAATAGCTAGTGAAAAATTGGCATCGTCGATTAGTATTCGATCATCGGCAGCGAAAAGCTATGTATTAACAGGAAATAAGGCCTATAAAGAGTCATTTCAGCAATATATTGAAATTGCAGAAGCTAATAATGCCATCTTGAGCGAATTTGGGACAGATGAAAATTTGGCGGGACTTGTTGAAAAGGCAAGAGAATGGCGAGGAATAATACAGACACAAGTATTTGATGAATATGATAAAGGCAATAAAGAGCTTGCCGTTGAAAATTTGAAATCGGCGGATGCTCTAGCAGGGGAAGTAATGCTAGGCTACGAAGAAATTGCATTAGCACGTGAAGAAGCGATTAATGTACTCGGTAATGAAATGATTACACAGTCGAAGGTAACAATGTACGTAGGAGCATTCATTGGTACGATAATTATCATCCTTGCAATTATCGTCGCTATTATAACAGCGCGTATCATTACGAATCCGATAAAAGAGGTCGTACAAAAAATTATAGCGATGGCCAACGGGGATATGAGCCAAGCTCCATTAATACAAAAAACACAAGATGAAATTGGGTTGCTTGTGCAATCGGCAAATAGTATGAATAGTAAGCTACACGGCGTATTGAGCTCGATTCATGAAGTTTCTGAAAATGTTGCAGCAAGTAGTGAGGAGCTCGCGCAATCTGCTAATGGGGTGAAGGATGGTTCGGAACAAATTGCTCTTACGATGACGGACTTAGCAGACGGCTCAGAATCTCAGGCAAGTAGTGCAAGTGATTTAGCAAATATGATGGAACACTTTAAAGTAAATGTACAACAAGCTACGGATGAAGGAACTACAATGGCCAAGCATTCACAAGAAGTTTTACATTTGACAGAATCAGGACAAGGACTAATGAATGCTTCCACACAGCAAATGTACACAATTGATCAAATTGTCCAAGAAGCTGTGTCCAAAGTCGAAGGGTTAAATAGTCAATCACAAGAAATTTCAAAATTAGTCGATGTAATAGATGGCATTGCCAATCAAACAAATTTACTAGCTTTGAATGCAGCAATTGAAGCAGCACGAGCTGGCGAACAAGGAAAAGGATTTGCCGTTGTAGCTGATGAAGTACGTAAGTTAGCTGAGCAAGTTTCGCTTTCTGTTACAGATATTTCATCTATTGTGACACGTATTCAAAGTGAAACAACGGGTGTTACAACTTCACTGCAAATAGGCTATGACGAAGTGAAAAAGGGAACGTTACAAATTACCAATACGGGTAAAACGTTCGACAATATCGCGACAGCTGTGAATCTTATGTCGTCGAATATTCAAGGGATTACAAATAACTTGCAAGGTATTGCTACGACAACAGAGCAAATTAATCGCTCTATTGATGAAATTGCAGCGATTACGCAGGAATCAGCTGCTGGAGTCGAACAAACGACTGCAACGATTGAGGAAACAGCGGGAGCAATGGAAGAAATAGCGAGTAGCTCGGAGCAATTAGCGATTGTTGCTGAAAGTTTAAATACGCAAGTACAACAATTTAAGCTATAA
- a CDS encoding PadR family transcriptional regulator: MTFQLGSSLLDACVLAILEKEDAYGYSLTQEVQSVMNISESTLYPVLRRLQKADFLTTYDQPFQGRNRRYYQITGLGHLRLLELLTEWKIYKEKVDSVLLGGKLDG, encoded by the coding sequence ATGACGTTTCAACTGGGCTCGTCTTTACTAGATGCTTGCGTGCTCGCTATATTAGAAAAGGAAGATGCTTACGGGTACTCTCTGACGCAAGAAGTCCAATCGGTCATGAATATTTCGGAGTCAACGCTTTATCCTGTATTGCGACGCTTGCAAAAGGCTGATTTTTTAACAACCTATGACCAGCCATTTCAAGGAAGGAACAGGCGATACTATCAGATTACGGGACTAGGGCACTTGCGTTTACTAGAACTTCTTACCGAATGGAAAATTTATAAAGAAAAAGTAGACAGTGTACTATTAGGAGGGAAATTAGATGGATAA